A part of Leishmania braziliensis MHOM/BR/75/M2904 complete genome, chromosome 30 genomic DNA contains:
- a CDS encoding alkyldihydroxyacetonephosphate synthase: MPADEERVSTRAEVYDRLKWNGWGAEGIQMQIDDENPLWVRHLDGKPIKNLLEFLYKEVRGGVGPKEVPSLSPSISLDEAVAKLNKPNLNDAFMKDIFAVLEKSQIRPDGKSRLYHLVGKNYRDLWRVRKGMVEYAPDCILLPNSHKDCVAIMELAHRHNVVVIPFGGGTNVTGGVEADPFERARMIVSVDMRRMNHMISIDRESRLATFETGVLGPDLDQQLFRYGFMLGHDPDSYIYSTLGGWIGARSSGAMSNQYGDIEEMVVAVKVATPTGVIETPTTSRTCGVDMNGLFIGSEGVFGIITEATLKVETIPEKKLYEGYLFPTFEAGFSAFYTCNARGIHLCTMRLYDEDDFRMSMAMGTAEHSFLERLISKGVKSFLENYRGWNLQHMSLAIVGFEGTPNSVKFQRSEAAAVFKKYGGVGIGRGAGESWQAKKYDLPYIRDFALSLSHWADVFETSVLYSQAIPCWRAVKAAVRQVWKEHGLCGWIGCHSAHQYKYGCCLYFTFASAQKDDKDMKIFLDIKTRATEAMLAHTGNLTHHHGIGYEHVPWMSRYMGPNAIDLLFTMKKKVDPKGICNPGKLLPSPPRENESAAELKARQQRELMFDKMGVPGAVASHL; encoded by the coding sequence ATGCCCGCTGACGAGGAACGTGTGTCCACCCGTGCGGAGGTGTATGACCGCCTCAAGTGGAACGGATGGGGTGCTGAGGGTATTCAGATGCAGATCGACGACGAGAACCCGCTCTGGGTGCGCCACTTGGATGGCAAGCCCATCAAGAATTTGCTCGAATTCCTCTACAAGGAGGTCCGGGGCGGAGTCGGACCAAAAGAGGTcccgtcgctgtcgccgagTATTTCTCTGGACGAGGCAGTTGCAAAGCTCAACAAGCCGAACCTCAACGACGCCTTCATGAAGGACATCTTTGCGGTGCTAGAAAAGAGTCAAATTCGTCCTGACGGCAAGAGCCGCCTGTACCACCTTGTGGGCAAAAACTACCGCGATctgtggcgcgtgcgcaAGGGTATGGTGGAGTACGCTCCGGACTGCATTCTGCTGCCGAACAGCCACAAGGACTGCGTTGCGATTATGGAGCTGGCGCACAGGCACAACGTGGTCGTCATTCCGTTCGGCGGTGGTACCAACGTGACAGGTGGTGTTGAGGCGGATCCCTTCGAACGGGCCCGCATGATCGTTTCGGTGGACATGCGCCGCATGAACCACATGATATCGATTGACCGCGAGTCGCGTCTGGCCACCTTTGAAACCGGTGTGCTAGGCCCCGACCTGGATCAGCAGTTGTTTCGCTACGGCTTCATGCTCGGCCACGACCCCGACAGCTACATCTACTCGACCCTCGGTGGATGGATCGGTGCCCGTAGCAGCGGGGCGATGTCGAACCAGTACGGTGACATTGAAGAgatggtggtggctgtgAAGGTGGCTACGCCGACGGGTGTCATTGAAACTCCGACTACCTCCCGCACGTGTGGCGTGGACATGAACGGGCTCTTCATCGGCTCTGAAGGCGTCTTCGGCATCATTACGGAGGCCACCCTCAAGGTGGAGACTATACCGGAGAAGAAGCTGTACGAAGGGTACCTGTTCCCTACCTTCGAGGCCGGTTTCAGCGCTTTCTACACGTGCAACGCCAGAGGAATACACCTGTGCACGATGCGCCTgtacgacgaggacgacttTCGCATGAGCATGGCTATGGGGACTGCTGAGCACAGCTTTCTTGAGCGCCTGATCAGCAAGGGTGTCAAGTCCTTTCTCGAGAATTACCGCGGCTGGAACCTGCAACACATGAGCTTAGCGATTGTTGGGTTTGAGGGGACGCCGAATAGCGTGAAGTTccagcgcagcgaggcggcggccgtcTTCAAGAAGTACGGTGGTGTCGGCATCGGCCGCGGAGCGGGTGAAAGCTGGCAGGCGAAGAAGTACGACCTGCCATACATACGTGacttcgccctctctctctcccactgGGCGGACGTCTTTGAGACGAGCGTTCTCTACTCGCAGGCGATCCCGTGCTGGCGTGCGGTGAAggctgctgtgcggcagGTGTGGAAGGAGCACGGGCTCTGCGGTTGGATCGGCTGCCACTCGGCCCACCAGTACAAGTACGGCTGCTGCCTCTACTTCACCTTCGCCAGTGCGCAGAAGGACGACAAGGACATGAAGATCTTCCTCGATATCAAGACGCGCGCGACGGAGGCGATGCTGGCGCACACTGGCAAcctcacccaccaccacggcatcGGCTACGAGCACGTGCCGTGGATGAGTCGTTACATGGGGCCGAACGCGATAGACCTCCTCTTTACTATGAAGAAGAAGGTAGACCCGAAGGGCATCTGCAACCCTGGcaagctgctgccgtcgccgccgcgagaGAACGAGAGTGCCGCGGAGCTGAAGGCGCGCCAACAGAGGGAGCTGATGTTCGACAAGATGGGCGTTCCAGGTGCTGTCGCGTCACATCTTTAA
- a CDS encoding putative lysyl-tRNA synthetase, translating into MGRILFITIRSGEAQLQVLRQVSESFTKTDLRAFADALHTGDILGATGVPGRTAKGELSLYATEASILAPYVCTDQALCPDLRGFVPLTDTDIKYRYRFVDMMSNPSVLQHFRKRHAITRALRDYLDARSFIEVETPVLHSVASGASARPFITHHNANGADLFLRVAPELHLKQCVVGGMERVYEIGRVFRNEDADRSHNPEFTTCEFYAAYHTYEDLMVMTEEIMRHLALAANGTTKVVVTSCVAKEPVEIDFEQPFRRVSAYDAVQEAAGVELPPPTELNTPRGLAYMSAIMLRYNIPLPSVRTAAKMFDKLIDYFITDRVVEPTFVTGHPLFMSPLAMEQRARPGLSARFELFINGIEYCNAYSELNDPQEQYYRFQQQLLDRQTGDDEAMALDETFLKALQAGLPPTAGWGMGIDRVVTLLNGSASIRDGILFPLLRHDATSHDARRRCKTASFFGFNRNMTLFCLNALEEEMLKRAAPTESLEKIRQLRRYLSTMPQRDMMTYAPEGSASRGWRYEATMAILRFFCCGGKY; encoded by the coding sequence ATGGGACGTATCCTCTTCATCACCatccgcagcggcgaggcccaactgcaggtgctgcggcaggtgAGCGAGTCCTTCACCAAGACCGACCTGCGTGCATTTGCTGACGCACTGCACACCGGTGACATTCTCGGTGCCACCGGAGTGCCGGGGCGCACCGCGAAAGGGGAATTGTCCCTCTACGCAACGGAGGCCTCCATCTTGGCGCCGTATGTCTGCACGGACCAGGCGCTGTGCCCCGATCTGAGGGGCTTCGTGCCGCTCACGGACACTGACATCAAATACCGCTACCGATTTGTCGACATGATGTCCAACCCGTCCGTCCTGCAGCATTTCCGAAAGCGCCACGCCATCACCCGCGCTCTACGGGACTACCTCGACGCGCGCAGCTTCATCGAGGTGGAGACGCCGGTGCTGCATTCCGTCGCCTCAGGCGCGAGCGCGAGGCCGTTTATCACGCACCACAACGCTAACGGCGCAGACCTCTTCCTGCGGGTGGCTCCTGAGCTTCACCTGAAGCAGTGCGTTGTGGGCGGCATGGAGCGCGTGTACGAGATCGGCCGCGTGTTCCGAAACGAGGACGCCGACCGTAGCCACAACCCCGAGTTTACCACGTGCGAGTTCTACGCCGCCTATCACACCTATGAGGATCTGATGGTCATGACGGAAGAGATCATGCGGCACTTGGCGCTCGCGGCGAACGGCACCACCAAAGTTGTTGTGACGTCGTGCGTAGCGAAGGAACCCGTGGAAATCGACTTTGAGCAGCCATTTCGCCGCGTTAGCGCATACGACGCAGTGCAGGAGGCAGCCGGCGTCGAGCTGCCACCCCCGACTGAGTTGAACACGCCGCGTGGGCTGGCGTACATGTCTGCCATTATGCTCCGCTACAACATCCCGCTTCCATCCGTACGCACAGCTGCCAAGATGTTCGACAAGCTCATCGACTACTTCATCACTGATCGCGTGGTGGAGCCGACGTTCGTGACAGGCCATCCGCTTTTCATGAGCCCGCTGGCGATGGAGCAGCGTGCGCGGCCGGGGCTGTCGGCTCGCTTCGAGCTTTTCATCAACGGCATTGAGTACTGTAACGCGTACAGCGAGCTGAATGATCCGCAGGAGCAGTACTACCGTTTTCAACAGCAACTACTGGACAGGCAAaccggcgacgacgaggcgaTGGCCCTGGATGAAACGTTTctgaaggcgctgcaggctgGGCTGCCTCCGACGGCGGGATGGGGGATGGGGATTGACCGCGTCGTCACCCTCCTCAACGGGTCCGCTAGCATCCGCGACGGCATTTTATTTCCTCTACTCCGCCAcgacgccacgtcgcacGATGCAAGGCGCAGGTGTAAGACGGCCTCTTTTTTCGGCTTCAATCGCAACATGACGCTGTTCTGTCTCAACGCGCTCGAAgaggagatgctgaagcgTGCAGCCCCGACTGAATCGCTCGAGAAGatccgccagctgcgccggTACCTGTCCACGATGCCGCAGCGCGACATGATGACGTACGCACCCGAGGGTAGCGCATCGCGAGGATGGCGCTACGAGGCAACCATGGCCATACTTCGCTTCttctgctgcggtggcaaGTACTGA